The following are from one region of the Acanthopagrus latus isolate v.2019 chromosome 2, fAcaLat1.1, whole genome shotgun sequence genome:
- the lbhl gene encoding uncharacterized protein lbhl → MDEMSGPDPNCEDMQRKDQRLPFQIFPVPDEVALGPETTLNNLDHDHEKERLPSIVVEPTELSEVESGELRWPPENMEMEEDEEDLFLEQCIPPANIADWGEEEDEEETSVILNQQPGLTLIDLQSDAFRDDTPTLPPSSAPALNQPNL, encoded by the exons ATGGATGAGATGAGTGGTCCAGATCCAAACTGTGAAGACATGCAAAGGAAGGACCAAAGATTGCCATTTCAG ATCTTCCCAGTCCCCGACGAGGTCGCCCTGGGCCCAGAGACCACCTTAAACAACCTGGACCACGACCACGAGAAGGAGCGTCTGCCGTCCATCGTCGTGGAGCCCACTGAGTTGAGCGAGGTGGAGAGCGGGGAGCTGCGCTGGCCTCCTGAGAATATGGAaatggaggaggacgaggaggacctGTTCTTGGAGCAGTGCATCCCTCCAGCCAACATCGCGGACtggggagaagaggaggacgaggaggagacgTCAGTTATACTGAACCAGCAGCCGGGCTTGACACTCATTG aCCTTCAGTCAGATGCATTTAGAGACGACACCCCCACGCTCCCACCAAGCAGCGCTCCGGCCCTCAACCAACCTAACCTCTGA
- the LOC119011449 gene encoding C5a anaphylatoxin chemotactic receptor 1: MDPIGDNNYSFTKAHSNMTYDYYDLPDLPDLLIPEIQPIQIVALVFYGLVVLLGVPGNALVVWVTGFCMPRSVTSIWFLNLALADLLCCLSLPLLMVPLAHDDHWHFGPVACTVIKSLFYLVMYCSILQLVLISVDRWMLVSRPVWCQNNRRPKQAALGCVAIWCLALIGSVPQFIYTKEISAGEHKRECLTVNSRNSAWAMTIFRFVVGFILPFLVIVLCHLVVYRKAESGLSRGRTRSKRTLRVIIAVVLSFFICWLPLHIVDFCLLVTPRHSPRHPDVYLAHVLTLCLAYFNSCLNPLLYVCLGRGFKDSMNRSLRNMLHFISEDPQSRVSITNNDTKSTSTEKDTTKI; this comes from the coding sequence ATGGATCCCATTGGAGACAACAACTACAGCTTTACTAAGGCCCACAGTAACATGACTTATGATTACTACGATCTGCCTGACCTTCCAGACCTTTTGATCCCTGAGATTCAACCCATCCAGATAGTGGCTCTGGTCTTCTATGGCCTCGTGGTCCTGCTCGGTGTGCCTGGAAATGCTCTGGTGGTGTGGGTGACGGGCTTCTGCATGCCCCGCTCAGTCACCTCCATCTGGTTCCTCAACCTCGCCCTGGCTGACCTCCTGtgctgcctctccctccctctgctcatgGTCCCTCTCGCACATGATGATCACTGGCACTTTGGCCCAGTGGCCTGCACTGTGATCAAAAGCCTGTTTTACCTGGTGATGTACTGCAGTATCCTGCAGCTGGTTTTGATCAGCGTGGACCGCTGGATGCTGGTCAGCAGGCCCGTCTGGTGTCAGAACAATAGGCGGCCTAAGCAGGCTGCCTTGGGATGTGTTGCCATCTGGTGCCTGGCCCTGATAGGCAGCGTCCCCCAGTTCATCTACACCAAGGAAATCTCAGCAGGCGAACACAAGAGAGAGTGTCTGACGGTGAACAGCCGCAACAGTGCCTGGGCCATGACTATCTTCCGCTTCGTGGTGGGATTCATCCTCCCTTTCCTGGTGATTGTGCTCTGTCACCTGGTGGTGTACAGGAAAGCAGAGAGTGGACTCTCACGTGGTCGCACCCGCTCCAAGCGAACCCTGAGGGTGATCATCGCTGTGGTCCTGAGCTTCTTCATCTGCTGGCTCCCACTACACATAGTGGACTTCTGCTTACTGGTCACCCCTCGACATTCCCCTCGCCACCCCGATGTGTACCTGGCACACGTTTTAACTCTCTGCCTGGCATACTTCAACAGCTGCCTCAACCCGCTGCTCTATGTGTGTCTGGGCCGGGGCTTCAAGGACAGCATGAACCGCTCCCTGCGCAACATGCTCCACTTCATCAGCGAGGATCCTCAGAGCAGGGTCAGCATCACAAATAACGACACCAAGAGCACGAGCACTGAGAAGGACACAACTAAAATCTGA